One region of Pseudomonas glycinae genomic DNA includes:
- a CDS encoding XdhC family protein has translation MQHLDLQVVRRALEWSTAGQRIWLCTVLTTYGSAPRAPGSLLAVNDGGQWIGSLSGGCVEEDFLERVAEGAFLDSINVVRYGEGDDPRSRVSLPCGGILDVLVEKFDAGCDVQAHLRELESALLGQRRLIREVDLTTGARSLFADREQGARIEREIDRVRIRIGAAQRLLLAGYSSVAQACAEFAVGLGFEVILCDPRDEVLEGVVLNGVEIRRQLPSVFIADGGCHRDTAVVALTHDPRIDDLAMMEAVRTEAFYIGVMGSQQTSQKRFERLRRIGGLGEGELARIHAPIGLNLGSKTPAEIALAVLADILRIRSGIARDQL, from the coding sequence ATGCAGCATCTCGATCTGCAGGTTGTGCGTCGGGCGCTGGAGTGGTCGACGGCGGGGCAGCGCATCTGGCTCTGCACCGTGCTGACCACCTATGGTTCGGCGCCCCGCGCGCCGGGTTCACTGCTGGCGGTGAACGACGGCGGGCAGTGGATCGGGTCGTTGTCCGGTGGTTGCGTCGAGGAAGACTTTCTCGAGCGCGTCGCCGAAGGTGCGTTTCTCGATTCGATCAATGTCGTGCGTTATGGCGAAGGTGACGATCCGCGTTCGCGGGTCAGCCTGCCGTGCGGCGGCATTCTCGATGTGCTGGTAGAGAAATTTGACGCCGGCTGCGATGTGCAGGCGCACCTGCGTGAACTCGAATCGGCGTTGCTGGGGCAGCGCCGGTTGATTCGCGAGGTCGATCTGACCACCGGAGCGCGCAGCCTGTTTGCCGATCGCGAGCAGGGCGCGCGGATCGAGCGTGAAATCGACCGGGTACGGATCCGCATCGGGGCCGCCCAGCGTTTGCTGCTGGCCGGCTATTCCAGCGTGGCGCAGGCCTGTGCGGAGTTCGCGGTCGGTCTCGGCTTCGAAGTGATTCTCTGCGACCCGCGTGATGAAGTGCTGGAAGGCGTGGTGCTCAATGGCGTGGAGATTCGCCGACAATTGCCGTCGGTGTTCATCGCCGATGGCGGTTGCCACCGTGATACAGCGGTGGTGGCGTTGACCCACGATCCGCGCATCGACGATCTGGCGATGATGGAGGCCGTGCGCACCGAAGCGTTCTACATCGGCGTGATGGGCTCGCAGCAGACGTCGCAGAAGCGCTTCGAGCGTTTGCGGCGGATTGGCGGTCTGGGGGAGGGCGAGCTGGCGCGGATTCATGCGCCGATCGGTCTTAACCTTGGCAGCAAGACGCCGGCGGAAATTGCTTTGGCGGTGCTCGCAGATATCCTGCGGATTCGCAGCGGGATTGCACGGGATCAGTTGTGA
- a CDS encoding xanthine dehydrogenase family protein molybdopterin-binding subunit — protein sequence MSNREISRRSFLQGGLVAGVSVTLTPLSSQALAALMENSVTVPSEQWLGSNGKARQRNDALSKVCGSKVFARDIRSKDMPGWPQQQGHAMLLKTIKANRIYDGYDLSWLGADLQPDRIVTAADLDKDGIVFPEEHAPDPLLPEGKVPMFIGHPVAILIWNDFERFRQAKNKLKFNDKAIRYGAQVPFYEGDPYGSFRYVRVGGSTSADEDEFASLKDSILFPMLKNRRPVWNSQPNLHGNLTERGLFYADRMKKEIDTPPDNWLVFDERYKTPSIEPAAMEPDNGNGWYDPATKTLHFVVATQCPLETATETAKMIGPSRFGLANLNMHPGYTVGYGSKDHNIFVYYAALAALYGAGVPIRLANDRYEQFQSGIKRHPFDIRYQLAVDKTDHSFKIFRAEMSVDGGGRINYSPSVAAVGATAAQSIYYMPQNDLQVTAYHSRAVEAGSMRGYGTLQSMASTEMMVDEIADRLGVDAIDLRRKNALRSGMKNTQGAIPAGALRLHEILDKASLHEVWKNRDAIKKQREAADPDNWYGVGFAICQKDFGTGSEAPMASIEFTADGRISLRHIGIEIGTGMSTSQALVVADFLGSAAHDVKTGETEWDEMQLVTAGNPYIMSQAEQDNFLRNPRWVGKLASASSATNSAYYFSHATREAARVLFNHGLWPAALEIWRQGPYGGQANPYVVRREDAHWVDGKLTANGMQPLTFEELAKRAHERGLVTGATVHGFNRWSWAEAEYSIDGVRERLPLDGLAVKYGDGAPKAKKAQMTSAGFHLLDRQNVAYPVVQLNNAAVTYYSPVATLVELKVNKGSAEVEVLNHHSWLECGRVLVEELVRGQLEGGIAMGIGHALMEEMPLYEGGPGEGDWNFNRYRLPMARHVAVWKQTSEILPPLSPSDPSKGIAEVVMIPVVGAIGNAVAHAIGKRVRDLPITAARIKEALNG from the coding sequence ATGTCCAACCGTGAAATATCCCGGCGCTCGTTCCTCCAGGGCGGGCTGGTGGCGGGTGTGAGTGTCACGCTCACGCCGCTCAGCAGTCAGGCGCTGGCTGCCTTGATGGAAAACAGCGTGACTGTGCCGTCCGAGCAATGGCTCGGCAGCAACGGCAAGGCACGCCAGCGTAACGATGCCTTGTCCAAGGTCTGCGGCAGCAAAGTGTTTGCCCGCGACATCCGTTCCAAGGACATGCCGGGTTGGCCCCAGCAGCAAGGCCACGCCATGTTGCTGAAAACCATCAAGGCTAACCGCATCTACGACGGCTATGACCTGTCGTGGCTCGGCGCTGATCTGCAGCCTGATCGCATCGTCACCGCCGCCGACCTGGACAAGGACGGCATTGTGTTCCCTGAAGAGCACGCGCCGGATCCGCTGCTGCCGGAAGGCAAAGTGCCGATGTTCATCGGCCACCCGGTTGCGATCCTGATCTGGAACGACTTCGAGCGGTTCCGTCAGGCCAAGAACAAACTCAAATTCAATGACAAAGCGATTCGTTACGGTGCGCAAGTACCGTTCTACGAAGGCGATCCCTATGGCAGTTTCCGCTACGTGCGGGTCGGTGGCTCGACGTCGGCAGACGAAGACGAATTCGCCAGCCTCAAGGACTCGATCCTGTTCCCGATGCTGAAAAACCGTCGTCCGGTGTGGAATTCCCAGCCGAACCTGCACGGCAACCTGACCGAGCGCGGCCTGTTCTACGCCGACCGCATGAAGAAAGAGATCGATACCCCGCCGGACAACTGGCTGGTGTTCGACGAGCGCTACAAAACCCCGTCGATCGAACCGGCCGCGATGGAGCCGGACAACGGCAACGGCTGGTACGATCCGGCGACCAAGACCCTGCATTTCGTCGTCGCCACTCAATGCCCGCTGGAAACCGCCACCGAGACCGCGAAGATGATCGGGCCGTCGCGTTTCGGCCTGGCGAACCTGAACATGCACCCGGGCTACACCGTCGGTTACGGTTCCAAGGACCACAACATTTTCGTCTACTACGCAGCCCTGGCGGCGTTGTACGGTGCGGGTGTACCGATTCGCCTGGCCAACGACCGCTACGAGCAGTTCCAGAGCGGCATCAAGCGCCACCCGTTCGACATCCGCTACCAGTTGGCAGTGGACAAGACCGATCACAGCTTCAAGATTTTCCGTGCCGAGATGAGCGTCGACGGTGGCGGTCGGATCAACTACAGCCCGTCGGTGGCCGCCGTTGGCGCTACGGCGGCGCAGTCGATCTACTACATGCCGCAGAACGACCTGCAGGTCACCGCTTACCATTCCCGCGCCGTTGAAGCAGGTTCGATGCGCGGTTACGGCACCCTGCAGAGCATGGCTTCCACCGAGATGATGGTCGACGAAATCGCCGATCGCCTTGGTGTCGATGCCATTGATCTGCGCCGCAAGAACGCGCTGCGCTCGGGAATGAAAAACACTCAGGGCGCGATCCCGGCCGGTGCGTTGCGCCTGCACGAGATTCTCGACAAGGCTTCGCTGCACGAAGTCTGGAAAAACCGCGACGCGATCAAGAAACAGCGTGAAGCAGCGGATCCGGACAACTGGTATGGCGTGGGTTTCGCCATTTGCCAGAAAGACTTCGGCACCGGTTCCGAAGCGCCGATGGCCAGCATCGAGTTCACCGCTGACGGGCGCATTTCCCTGCGTCACATCGGCATCGAGATCGGCACCGGCATGTCCACCTCGCAAGCATTGGTGGTGGCTGATTTCCTCGGCAGCGCGGCTCACGACGTGAAGACTGGCGAAACCGAGTGGGATGAGATGCAACTGGTGACCGCCGGCAACCCTTACATCATGAGCCAGGCCGAGCAGGACAACTTCCTGCGTAACCCGCGCTGGGTCGGCAAACTGGCGTCGGCCTCGTCCGCGACCAACTCCGCCTATTACTTCAGTCACGCCACCCGTGAAGCGGCGCGCGTGCTGTTCAACCACGGTCTGTGGCCGGCAGCGCTGGAGATCTGGCGTCAGGGCCCGTACGGCGGTCAGGCCAACCCTTACGTGGTGCGTCGCGAAGATGCGCATTGGGTCGACGGCAAACTGACTGCCAACGGCATGCAGCCACTGACTTTCGAAGAGCTGGCCAAGCGTGCCCACGAGCGCGGTCTGGTCACTGGCGCCACGGTTCACGGTTTCAACCGCTGGAGCTGGGCTGAAGCCGAATACAGCATCGATGGCGTGCGCGAGCGTTTGCCGCTCGACGGTCTGGCGGTGAAGTACGGCGACGGCGCCCCGAAAGCGAAAAAGGCACAGATGACCAGTGCCGGTTTCCACCTGTTGGATCGGCAGAATGTTGCCTATCCGGTGGTTCAACTGAACAACGCCGCTGTGACCTACTACAGCCCGGTCGCAACGCTGGTGGAGTTGAAGGTCAACAAAGGTTCGGCAGAAGTCGAAGTGCTCAACCATCACTCGTGGCTGGAATGCGGTCGGGTGCTGGTCGAAGAACTGGTTCGTGGCCAGCTCGAAGGCGGGATCGCCATGGGCATCGGTCACGCCTTGATGGAAGAGATGCCGCTGTACGAAGGCGGGCCGGGGGAGGGTGACTGGAACTTCAACCGCTATCGCCTGCCGATGGCACGGCATGTGGCGGTGTGGAAGCAGACTTCGGAAATCCTGCCGCCGCTGTCCCCAAGCGACCCGTCCAAAGGCATTGCCGAAGTGGTGATGATCCCGGTGGTCGGTGCCATCGGTAACGCCGTGGCCCACGCCATCGGTAAACGTGTTCGCGATTTGCCAATCACTGCTGCGCGCATCAAGGAGGCCCTCAATGGCTAA
- a CDS encoding c-type cytochrome, whose protein sequence is MKQLLTRLALAVGLAAPVLAVHADDQVKRGEYLARAADCMACHTAPGGAPFAGGLPIVSPFGTIYGTNITPSKEHGIGLYTDDEFFAALTEGKRRDGANLYPAMPYTSYHLMPRADSDAIHAYLKTIEPIERAAPVTSLSFPFNVRPGLIGWNMMYGKALKLELAEGKSDAWKRGQYMVEVLGHCGECHTPRGLPGAMQLDKRLTGGILNGYLAPSLLATDLAARGWNHQDLSTFLKHGMSAQGTMFNEMFPVFHNSTQGLSDPDLAAMATFLLGDQPPAAKELTDVPVEKLSASAQRGRQEYLNVCAGCHAAGGEGKPHIAVAMRGNTTLRLEDPRNLLRVIEDGIGEQKFAGFEHMQPMPGFADKLSAEQLTDLLNYLRQGWGGQSAELAVGDVQKLQADAPSIEHKAH, encoded by the coding sequence ATGAAGCAACTACTGACCCGCCTGGCCCTGGCGGTCGGGCTGGCTGCGCCTGTGTTGGCGGTGCACGCGGATGATCAGGTCAAGCGCGGCGAGTACCTTGCCCGCGCGGCCGACTGCATGGCCTGCCACACCGCACCGGGTGGCGCGCCATTTGCCGGCGGGCTGCCGATCGTGTCGCCGTTCGGCACGATCTACGGCACCAACATCACTCCAAGCAAAGAGCACGGCATCGGTCTCTACACCGATGACGAGTTCTTCGCTGCGCTCACCGAAGGCAAGCGTCGTGACGGCGCCAATCTGTACCCGGCGATGCCGTACACCTCGTATCACTTGATGCCGCGTGCGGATTCGGATGCGATTCACGCGTATCTGAAAACCATTGAGCCAATCGAGCGTGCCGCACCGGTGACCAGCCTGAGCTTCCCGTTCAACGTGCGTCCGGGCTTGATCGGCTGGAACATGATGTACGGCAAAGCCTTGAAGCTGGAGCTCGCCGAAGGCAAAAGCGACGCTTGGAAACGCGGCCAGTACATGGTCGAAGTGCTTGGCCACTGCGGTGAATGCCATACGCCACGCGGCCTGCCGGGCGCGATGCAGTTGGACAAGCGCCTGACCGGCGGCATCCTCAACGGGTATCTGGCACCGAGCCTGCTGGCCACTGATCTGGCGGCGCGCGGCTGGAATCATCAAGACCTGAGTACGTTCCTCAAGCACGGCATGAGCGCCCAGGGCACGATGTTCAACGAGATGTTTCCGGTGTTCCACAACAGCACTCAGGGCCTGAGTGATCCTGATCTGGCGGCGATGGCGACTTTCCTGCTGGGCGATCAGCCTCCGGCAGCGAAAGAACTGACCGACGTGCCGGTGGAAAAACTCAGTGCCAGCGCTCAACGCGGCCGTCAGGAATACTTGAACGTCTGCGCCGGCTGTCACGCGGCCGGTGGCGAGGGCAAGCCGCACATCGCGGTGGCCATGCGAGGCAACACCACGCTGCGTCTGGAAGACCCACGCAACCTGTTGCGCGTGATCGAGGATGGCATCGGCGAACAGAAATTCGCCGGGTTCGAACACATGCAGCCGATGCCGGGTTTTGCCGACAAGCTCAGTGCCGAACAACTGACCGATCTGCTGAACTACCTGCGTCAGGGCTGGGGTGGTCAGTCGGCCGAGTTGGCGGTCGGCGATGTGCAGAAGCTCCAGGCTGACGCTCCGTCCATCGAGCACAAGGCGCACTGA
- a CDS encoding NAD(P)/FAD-dependent oxidoreductase, producing MANTPYPESYYAASANAVPPRPALQDDVETDVCVIGAGYTGLSSALFLLENGFRVTVLEAAKVGFGASGRNGGQIVNSYSRDIDVIERSVGPKQAQLLGQMAFEGGRIIRERVSKYNIQCDLKDGGVFAALTAKQMDHLESQKRLWERFGHTQLELLDQRRIREVVACDQYVGGMLDMSGGHIHPLNLALGEAAAVESLGGTIHEQSPAVRIERGANPVVHTPQGRVRAKFIIVAGNAYLGNLVPELAAKSMPCGTQVITTEPLGDELAKSLLPQDYCVEDCNYLLDYYRLSGDKRLIFGGGVVYGARDPANIEAIIRPKMLKAFPQLKDVKIDYAWTGNFLLTLSRLPQVGRLGDNIYYSQGCSGHGVTYTHLAGKVLAEALRGQAERFDAFADLPHYPFPGGQLLRTPFAALGAWYYGLRDKLGF from the coding sequence ATGGCGAACACCCCTTACCCAGAGTCTTATTACGCTGCGTCGGCCAACGCCGTACCACCACGCCCTGCTCTGCAGGATGACGTGGAGACGGATGTCTGTGTGATCGGCGCTGGCTATACGGGACTTTCCTCGGCCCTGTTCCTGCTTGAGAACGGTTTTCGCGTGACCGTGCTGGAAGCCGCCAAGGTCGGTTTCGGCGCTTCGGGGCGTAATGGCGGGCAAATCGTCAACAGCTACAGCCGTGACATTGATGTGATCGAACGCAGCGTCGGCCCGAAGCAGGCGCAACTGCTCGGGCAGATGGCGTTCGAAGGCGGCCGGATCATTCGTGAGCGCGTCAGCAAGTACAACATTCAGTGCGACTTGAAGGACGGTGGCGTATTCGCCGCCCTCACCGCCAAGCAAATGGACCACCTCGAATCGCAGAAGCGCTTGTGGGAACGCTTCGGCCATACCCAACTGGAACTGCTCGATCAACGCCGCATCCGCGAAGTGGTGGCTTGTGATCAATATGTCGGTGGCATGCTCGACATGAGCGGCGGCCACATCCACCCGCTTAACCTGGCGCTGGGCGAAGCAGCCGCTGTGGAGTCCCTGGGCGGCACCATCCATGAGCAGTCGCCGGCCGTGCGCATCGAACGCGGCGCCAACCCGGTCGTGCACACACCGCAGGGCAGAGTCAGGGCCAAATTCATCATCGTGGCCGGCAACGCCTACCTCGGCAATCTGGTGCCGGAGCTGGCGGCCAAATCGATGCCATGCGGCACTCAGGTCATCACCACCGAGCCTCTGGGCGATGAGCTGGCGAAATCCTTGCTGCCGCAGGACTACTGCGTCGAAGACTGCAACTACCTGCTCGACTACTACCGCCTGAGCGGCGACAAACGCCTGATCTTCGGCGGCGGCGTTGTATATGGCGCGCGGGATCCGGCAAACATCGAAGCGATCATCCGCCCGAAAATGCTCAAGGCCTTCCCGCAGCTCAAGGACGTGAAAATCGACTACGCCTGGACCGGCAATTTCCTGCTGACCCTGTCGCGCCTGCCTCAGGTCGGACGTCTGGGCGACAACATCTATTATTCTCAAGGCTGCAGTGGCCACGGCGTGACCTATACACACCTGGCCGGCAAGGTACTGGCCGAGGCTCTGCGCGGACAAGCCGAGCGTTTCGATGCGTTTGCCGACCTGCCGCACTACCCGTTCCCCGGCGGGCAACTGCTGCGCACACCGTTTGCCGCACTGGGCGCGTGGTACTACGGACTGCGCGACAAGCTCGGTTTCTGA
- a CDS encoding SDR family oxidoreductase — MIELSTPKIGTHGRVALVTGAARGIGLGIAAWLISEGWQVVLTDLDRARGSKVAKVLGENAWFIAMDVADESQVALGVAEVLGRFGRLDALVCNAAVADPHNITLESLDLAYWNRVLAVNLGGPMLLAKHCAPYLRAHNGAIVNLASTRAAQSEPDTEAYAASKGGLLALTHALAISLGPEIRVNAVSPGWIDARDPSVRRAEPLTDTDHAQHPAGRVGTVEDVAAMVAWLLSKNAGFVTGQEFVVDGGMTKKMIYTE; from the coding sequence GTGATCGAGTTGTCTACGCCAAAGATCGGCACCCATGGCCGCGTTGCATTGGTCACGGGTGCCGCGCGCGGGATCGGCTTGGGCATCGCGGCATGGCTGATCAGCGAAGGCTGGCAGGTGGTGTTGACGGATCTGGATCGAGCGCGAGGTTCGAAAGTGGCGAAGGTGCTCGGCGAAAACGCCTGGTTCATCGCCATGGACGTCGCGGACGAAAGCCAGGTGGCGCTCGGTGTCGCTGAGGTGCTGGGGCGGTTTGGCCGCCTGGATGCGCTGGTGTGCAACGCTGCCGTGGCCGATCCGCACAACATCACACTGGAAAGCCTCGACCTGGCTTATTGGAATCGGGTGCTGGCGGTGAACCTAGGTGGGCCGATGTTGCTGGCCAAGCACTGCGCGCCGTATCTGCGTGCGCACAACGGGGCCATCGTCAATCTGGCCTCGACCCGTGCGGCGCAGTCGGAACCTGATACGGAAGCCTATGCGGCGAGCAAGGGTGGTTTACTGGCGCTGACCCACGCGCTGGCGATCAGTCTCGGGCCGGAGATTCGCGTCAATGCGGTCAGCCCGGGCTGGATCGATGCGCGGGATCCATCCGTGCGGCGCGCGGAACCGCTGACCGATACCGATCATGCCCAGCATCCGGCGGGCAGGGTAGGGACGGTCGAGGATGTGGCGGCGATGGTGGCTTGGTTGCTTTCGAAGAATGCAGGGTTTGTGACGGGGCAGGAATTCGTGGTCGATGGCGGCATGACCAAGAAGATGATTTATACGGAATGA
- a CDS encoding (2Fe-2S)-binding protein, protein MANRPLQLTLNGQSVGPVDIPDDLPMIDYLHEYENLTGSRLGCGQGICHACVVIVDNPDGTSEEVRTCITGAHYFEGKKVRTIEGHAKRDEQGQVTELNPIQQRFVDEFAFQCSYCAPGFVNAATVLVEKLQRQPIVKSKLEQVIEDSLGHHVCRCTGYVRYYNATRNVLTDLGLVKEG, encoded by the coding sequence ATGGCTAACCGTCCGCTTCAACTGACCCTCAACGGTCAATCCGTCGGCCCGGTGGACATCCCTGATGACCTGCCGATGATCGATTACCTGCACGAATACGAGAACCTCACCGGTTCGCGCCTGGGCTGCGGCCAGGGCATCTGCCACGCCTGCGTGGTGATCGTCGACAACCCGGACGGCACCAGCGAGGAAGTGCGCACCTGCATCACCGGCGCGCATTACTTCGAGGGCAAGAAAGTCCGCACCATCGAAGGCCACGCCAAGCGTGACGAGCAAGGCCAGGTGACCGAGCTGAACCCGATCCAGCAGCGCTTCGTCGACGAATTCGCCTTCCAGTGCAGCTACTGCGCACCGGGCTTCGTCAACGCCGCGACCGTGCTGGTGGAAAAGCTGCAACGCCAGCCGATCGTCAAAAGCAAACTGGAACAAGTCATCGAGGACAGCCTCGGCCATCACGTCTGCCGTTGCACTGGGTACGTGCGTTACTACAACGCCACCCGCAACGTGTTGACCGATCTCGGCCTGGTCAAGGAGGGTTAA